A window of Zingiber officinale cultivar Zhangliang chromosome 5A, Zo_v1.1, whole genome shotgun sequence contains these coding sequences:
- the LOC121982088 gene encoding uncharacterized protein LOC121982088, with amino-acid sequence MLCEPLFTITYDAGNITRELEVFYINRYEDLKPPSSSSATQITASAKTSAMDVLLGESITENGPTTINPVLSAATQPHAVANTNLNHRSPFPMQEKQKNRVKQEDVQQVETSSSTSLIF; translated from the exons ATGCTATGCGAGCCACTTTTTACGATCACATATGATGCTGGAAACATAACCCGTGAACTTGAAGTGTTTTATATAAATAG GTATGAAGATTTGAAACCACCTTCCTCTTCCTCTGCCACCCAAATCACTGCTTCTGCCAAGACAAGTGCAATGGATGTATTACTAGGGGAATCCATAACAGAAAATGGTCCAACTACGATAAATCCAGTCCTTTCAGCCGCAACACAACCTCATGCAGTTGCCAATACTAACTTGAATCACCGATCGCCATTTCCTAT GCAAGAGAAACAAAAGAACCGGGTCAAACAAGAAGACGTGCAACAAGTTGAAACAAGTTCAAGTACATCACTTATCTTTTAA